The Lutibacter sp. Hel_I_33_5 genome has a window encoding:
- a CDS encoding DUF2891 domain-containing protein: MKLLKFLIIAVLFIGCNSKKSKHKIVGNNTVEVEKPQLNLEQANRLLQLPLHCVNVEYPNKLNQTIGSGEDLKSPKELHPTFYGCFDWHSSVHGHWSLVSLLKNFPEVKEAAKAKEILLASISKENILQEVAYFDGKYNKSYERTYGWAWLLKLAEELHTWDDSSAKQLEENLQPLTDLIVRKYLEFLPKLNYPIRVGEHTNTAFGLTFAWDYANTVKNNELLELINKRAKDFFMDDENCPISWEPSGFDFLSACLQEAAIMKRVLPKNEFKKWISDFLPQLNDKNFTLAVGEVSDRSDGKLVHLDGVNFSRAWCLNTISKDLPEYNHLKNTANQHINYSLPNVVGDSYEGGHWLGSFAIYALNSMGND; this comes from the coding sequence ATGAAACTCTTAAAATTTTTAATCATTGCTGTTTTGTTTATTGGATGTAATTCTAAAAAATCTAAACACAAAATAGTAGGGAACAATACTGTTGAAGTTGAAAAACCTCAGTTAAATTTAGAACAAGCAAACAGACTTTTACAGTTGCCTTTACATTGTGTGAATGTAGAATATCCGAACAAACTAAATCAAACAATTGGAAGTGGAGAAGATTTAAAATCGCCAAAAGAATTACACCCTACTTTTTATGGTTGTTTCGATTGGCATTCGTCTGTTCATGGACATTGGAGTTTAGTTTCTTTATTGAAGAATTTTCCAGAAGTAAAAGAAGCAGCCAAAGCGAAAGAAATACTTTTAGCTAGTATTTCTAAAGAAAACATATTACAAGAAGTTGCTTATTTTGATGGAAAATATAATAAAAGTTACGAGCGAACTTATGGCTGGGCTTGGTTATTAAAATTAGCAGAAGAACTACATACTTGGGATGATTCATCAGCAAAACAATTAGAAGAAAATTTACAGCCATTAACTGATTTGATTGTAAGAAAATATCTAGAATTCTTACCAAAATTAAATTATCCGATTAGGGTAGGTGAGCATACAAACACTGCATTCGGATTAACTTTTGCTTGGGATTATGCTAATACAGTTAAGAATAATGAATTATTAGAACTCATTAATAAAAGAGCGAAAGACTTTTTTATGGATGATGAAAATTGTCCTATTTCTTGGGAACCTAGCGGATTTGATTTTTTATCTGCCTGTCTGCAAGAAGCAGCAATTATGAAACGAGTTTTACCAAAAAACGAATTTAAAAAATGGATTTCAGATTTTTTGCCACAATTAAATGATAAAAATTTTACGTTAGCAGTTGGAGAAGTTTCAGATAGGAGTGATGGTAAATTAGTTCATCTTGATGGAGTTAATTTTTCTAGAGCTTGGTGTTTAAACACAATTTCTAAAGATTTACCCGAATATAATCACTTAAAAAACACTGCAAATCAGCATATAAATTATTCCTTACCTAATGTTGTAGGAGATAGTTATGAAGGCGGACATTGGTTAGGTAGTTTTGCAATTTATGCTTTAAATTCTATGGGAAATGATTAA
- a CDS encoding DUF423 domain-containing protein, with translation MYKNLTIASVLGICAIILGAFGAHVLKEKLSVDALHSFETAVRYQIYHVIVILFLNMFTEFSKSQKNRLSMLFFIGILFFSGSIYAIHLLNVPAKSIWFVTPFGGLFFILGWGLMTYYFFKLKK, from the coding sequence ATGTATAAAAATTTAACAATTGCTTCGGTTTTAGGAATATGCGCAATTATTTTGGGTGCTTTTGGCGCACATGTGTTAAAAGAAAAACTCTCTGTTGATGCACTTCATAGTTTTGAAACGGCAGTGAGGTATCAAATTTATCATGTAATTGTAATATTATTTTTGAATATGTTTACTGAATTTTCCAAAAGCCAAAAAAATAGATTAAGTATGCTGTTTTTTATTGGGATTTTGTTTTTCTCTGGGTCTATTTATGCCATTCATTTATTAAATGTTCCAGCAAAAAGTATTTGGTTTGTTACACCTTTTGGAGGTCTTTTTTTCATATTGGGCTGGGGTTTAATGACGTATTACTTCTTTAAATTAAAGAAATAA
- a CDS encoding tRNA1(Val) (adenine(37)-N6)-methyltransferase — translation MNKPFKFKEFTIHQDKTAMKVGTDGVLLGAWCSIDGFPDSILDIGSGTGLIGLMLAQRSDAMTIDAVEIDENAYEQTVENFEQSDWGDRLFCYNSSFQDFANELAEEEETYDLIVSNPPFYSDDFETDNAARNKARFTSSLSFEELISGVSKILSKTGTFALIVPYKEEENIIGLTLENDMFLNSVCRIKGTQTSEIKRSLLEFSFHQKEIKEKELVIEIARHQYTEEYIDLTKDFYLKM, via the coding sequence ATGAACAAACCATTTAAATTTAAAGAGTTTACCATTCATCAAGATAAAACCGCTATGAAAGTTGGAACTGATGGTGTTTTATTAGGCGCATGGTGTTCTATTGATGGTTTTCCAGACAGTATATTAGATATCGGTTCTGGTACAGGACTTATCGGGTTAATGTTAGCGCAACGTTCTGATGCAATGACTATTGATGCTGTTGAAATTGATGAAAATGCATACGAACAAACAGTAGAGAATTTTGAACAATCAGATTGGGGAGATCGGTTATTTTGTTATAATTCCTCTTTTCAAGATTTTGCTAATGAACTAGCTGAAGAAGAGGAAACCTATGATTTAATTGTTTCTAATCCTCCTTTTTATTCAGATGATTTTGAAACTGATAATGCCGCTAGAAATAAAGCGCGATTTACATCCTCTTTATCTTTTGAAGAATTGATTTCTGGAGTTTCAAAAATTTTGTCAAAAACAGGAACTTTTGCTTTGATCGTTCCCTATAAAGAAGAAGAGAATATTATAGGATTGACTTTAGAAAATGATATGTTTTTAAACAGTGTTTGTAGAATTAAAGGAACTCAAACATCAGAAATAAAACGTAGTCTTTTAGAGTTTTCTTTTCATCAAAAAGAAATAAAAGAAAAAGAATTGGTTATAGAAATTGCTCGTCATCAATACACTGAAGAGTATATTGATTTGACTAAAGATTTTTATTTAAAAATGTAA
- the pxpA gene encoding 5-oxoprolinase subunit PxpA, which produces MKIDINCDVGEGINNEHLLMPYISSCNISCGAHAGSIDTIDKVIALAKSNNVKIGAHPSFPDRENFGRKIMSISDADLQQSIENQLILLKERAELQKVKVNHVKPHGALYNLIAVDEQKAELVVTSIKNVFENVKIYVPYNSKVEDVAKENGLEIVYEVFADRNYNDDLTLVSRNQVNAIIDKPNDVLNHVLKIVNEGKVKTVSGKEIVTKANTFCIHGDHKNSVSILEHLHQKMKIE; this is translated from the coding sequence ATGAAGATTGATATTAATTGTGATGTTGGAGAAGGAATTAATAACGAACATTTATTAATGCCTTATATTTCTTCGTGTAATATTTCTTGCGGTGCTCATGCTGGAAGTATTGATACTATTGATAAAGTGATTGCTTTAGCAAAATCAAATAATGTAAAAATAGGCGCACATCCTTCATTTCCAGATAGAGAAAATTTTGGACGAAAAATCATGAGTATTTCTGATGCTGATTTACAACAAAGTATAGAAAACCAATTGATACTTTTAAAAGAAAGAGCTGAATTACAAAAAGTAAAAGTTAATCATGTAAAGCCTCACGGAGCATTATATAATTTAATTGCTGTTGATGAACAAAAAGCAGAACTTGTTGTTACATCAATAAAAAACGTTTTTGAAAATGTAAAAATCTATGTTCCGTATAATTCTAAAGTTGAAGATGTAGCAAAGGAAAACGGATTAGAAATAGTCTATGAAGTTTTTGCTGATAGAAATTATAATGATGATTTAACCTTAGTTTCAAGAAATCAAGTAAATGCAATTATTGACAAACCAAATGATGTGTTGAATCATGTTTTAAAAATTGTGAATGAGGGAAAAGTGAAAACAGTTTCAGGAAAAGAAATAGTAACAAAAGCTAATACTTTTTGTATTCATGGAGATCATAAAAATTCAGTTTCAATTTTAGAGCACTTACATCAAAAAATGAAAATTGAATAA
- a CDS encoding 30S ribosomal protein S16: MPVKIRLQRHGKKGKPFYWVVAADSRAKRDGRFLEKLGTYNPNVNPAIIDLDVDGAVKWLQNGAQPTDTARTILSYKGAMLKNHLAGGVRKGALTEEQAEEKFNAWLEEKTGKVSSKEEELAKAKADVIAKALEAEKAVNEARIAAAQKVEEEATAAEEAVEATETVEEATEEVEAAAEEATEARAEDKAAE; encoded by the coding sequence ATGCCTGTAAAAATTAGATTACAAAGACACGGTAAAAAAGGAAAACCTTTTTATTGGGTTGTAGCTGCTGATTCTAGAGCTAAAAGAGATGGTCGTTTCCTAGAAAAATTAGGAACGTATAATCCTAATGTAAATCCAGCAATTATTGATTTAGATGTTGATGGAGCTGTTAAATGGTTACAAAACGGAGCACAACCTACAGATACTGCAAGAACAATTTTGTCGTATAAAGGAGCAATGTTAAAAAATCATTTAGCTGGTGGAGTTAGAAAAGGAGCTTTAACAGAAGAGCAAGCTGAAGAGAAATTTAATGCTTGGTTAGAAGAAAAAACTGGTAAAGTAAGTTCTAAAGAAGAAGAATTAGCAAAAGCAAAAGCGGATGTTATAGCAAAAGCTTTAGAAGCTGAAAAAGCTGTAAACGAAGCAAGAATTGCTGCTGCACAAAAAGTAGAAGAAGAAGCAACTGCTGCAGAAGAAGCGGTTGAGGCTACAGAAACTGTTGAAGAAGCAACTGAAGAGGTTGAAGCTGCTGCTGAAGAAGCAACAGAGGCAAGAGCTGAAGATAAAGCTGCAGAGTAA
- the pckA gene encoding phosphoenolpyruvate carboxykinase (ATP), producing the protein MVDTNTKSISLNNLGIKNATVRYQLTSDELHDETVEKNQGKVSSLGAIAVNTGEFTGRSPKDRFIVKDDITKDKVWWSDINLPFDAEKFDKLYDKVTSYLSEKEIFVRDSYACADENYKLNIRVVNEYPWSNMFAYNMFLRPTDEELKDFSPEWTVINAPGFLADADIDGTRQHNFAILNFTKKIALIGGTGYTGEIKKGIFSALNFILPVFKNTLPMHCSANVGIEGDTAIFFGLSGTGKTTLSTDPNRSLIGDDEHGWTAENTVFNFEGGCYAKVINLSEEQEPEIYSAIKKGAILENVVMNEKGDVDFSDISITQNTRVSYPIYHIENIQKPSIGKNPKNIFFLTADAFGVLPPISKLTPAQAAYHFISGYTAKVAGTEAGVTEPVPSFSACFGAPFMPLHPTKYAEMLSKKMVESGVNVWLVNTGWSGGQYGVGKRMALKYTRAMITAVLNGDLGDYTYEDYHIHSVFGVAQPRTCPGVPTSVLSPRATWNNDEAYYKTAFKLSNAFRVNFKQFEEFANEEIRRGGPQRYAH; encoded by the coding sequence ATGGTAGATACAAATACGAAATCGATTTCGTTAAATAATCTAGGAATCAAAAATGCAACAGTTCGTTATCAGCTAACATCTGATGAATTACATGATGAAACTGTTGAAAAAAATCAAGGAAAAGTATCTTCTTTAGGAGCAATTGCAGTCAACACTGGCGAGTTTACAGGAAGATCACCAAAAGATCGATTTATTGTAAAAGATGACATAACCAAAGATAAAGTTTGGTGGAGTGATATCAATTTACCTTTTGATGCAGAAAAGTTTGATAAATTGTATGATAAAGTAACAAGCTACTTATCTGAAAAAGAAATTTTTGTAAGAGATAGTTATGCATGTGCGGATGAAAATTACAAACTAAATATTAGAGTTGTAAATGAGTATCCTTGGAGTAATATGTTTGCTTACAACATGTTTTTACGTCCTACGGATGAAGAATTAAAAGATTTTTCTCCAGAATGGACAGTAATTAATGCGCCAGGTTTTTTGGCTGATGCAGACATTGACGGAACAAGACAGCATAATTTTGCGATTTTAAATTTCACTAAAAAAATAGCGTTGATTGGTGGAACTGGTTACACAGGAGAAATTAAAAAAGGAATCTTTTCTGCATTAAATTTCATTCTTCCAGTATTTAAAAATACATTGCCAATGCACTGTTCTGCAAATGTTGGTATAGAAGGTGATACAGCTATTTTCTTCGGATTATCAGGTACGGGAAAAACTACCTTATCTACAGATCCCAATAGAAGTTTAATTGGTGATGATGAGCATGGTTGGACAGCAGAAAATACCGTATTTAATTTTGAAGGTGGTTGTTATGCAAAAGTGATAAACCTATCAGAAGAGCAAGAACCAGAGATTTATTCTGCGATTAAAAAAGGAGCAATATTAGAGAATGTTGTAATGAATGAAAAAGGAGATGTTGATTTTTCTGATATCTCAATTACACAAAATACACGAGTAAGTTATCCGATTTATCATATAGAGAATATTCAGAAACCTTCAATTGGGAAGAATCCAAAAAATATATTCTTTTTAACAGCGGATGCATTTGGAGTTTTGCCTCCAATATCTAAGTTAACACCTGCACAAGCAGCGTATCATTTTATTTCTGGATACACGGCTAAAGTTGCAGGAACAGAAGCAGGAGTTACAGAACCAGTACCAAGTTTTTCAGCTTGTTTTGGTGCTCCATTTATGCCACTACATCCCACAAAATATGCGGAAATGTTAAGTAAGAAAATGGTGGAATCGGGTGTAAATGTTTGGTTGGTAAATACAGGTTGGTCTGGCGGACAATATGGAGTAGGAAAACGGATGGCATTAAAATATACGAGAGCAATGATTACTGCCGTTTTAAATGGTGATTTAGGTGATTACACCTATGAAGATTATCATATTCATTCAGTATTTGGAGTTGCACAACCTAGGACGTGTCCAGGAGTTCCGACTTCAGTATTAAGCCCGAGAGCAACTTGGAATAATGATGAGGCTTATTATAAAACAGCGTTTAAATTATCGAATGCATTTAGAGTGAATTTTAAACAATTTGAAGAGTTTGCAAATGAAGAAATTCGTAGAGGTGGACCACAACGATACGCACATTAA
- the rimM gene encoding ribosome maturation factor RimM (Essential for efficient processing of 16S rRNA), with product MHKEDCFYLGKIVTKYSFKGEVVIKLDTDEPELYKGMESIYVDLGNNLVPFFIEKSSLHKGNQLRVQFEDVYSEEDADAILKSGVYLPLDLLPKLSGDKFYYHEVIGFKVVDVNFGDVGVLVHINDKAAQPLFEIDNEGKEIFIPMIDDFIKKVDREHKTIHVETPEGLIDLYLN from the coding sequence ATGCATAAAGAAGATTGTTTTTATTTAGGCAAAATCGTTACAAAATACAGTTTTAAAGGTGAAGTTGTTATCAAATTAGATACAGACGAACCTGAATTATATAAAGGAATGGAATCAATTTATGTCGATTTAGGCAATAATTTGGTTCCATTTTTTATTGAAAAAAGTTCTTTGCATAAAGGAAATCAATTACGTGTTCAGTTTGAAGATGTGTATTCTGAAGAAGATGCAGATGCTATTTTAAAATCTGGCGTGTATTTGCCTTTAGATTTACTACCTAAACTTTCGGGCGATAAATTTTATTATCATGAAGTTATAGGTTTTAAAGTTGTTGATGTAAATTTTGGTGACGTTGGTGTACTTGTTCATATAAATGATAAAGCTGCACAGCCTCTTTTTGAAATTGATAATGAGGGTAAAGAAATCTTTATTCCTATGATAGACGATTTTATCAAAAAAGTGGATAGAGAGCATAAAACAATACATGTTGAAACTCCAGAAGGATTAATTGACTTGTATTTAAATTAG
- the pxpB gene encoding 5-oxoprolinase subunit PxpB: protein MNKYNLTYKSFGDKALLIEWPSIIDENIIEDIIGFDKKVSTNKNVLDTIIAYNSLTIKYIKRVGSLEDTIGDLKEIYSSKTNKNSSKRVCWEIPVCYDLQFGFDLKTISETNNISIEQIINLHTKPTYLIYFLGFQPGFLYLGGLDSKIHIPRKETPRIRVEKGSVGIGGKQTGIYPQDSSGGWNLIGKSPIEFFNVKKESPCFAKAGDKIQFLSVNIDTFYQIEEEVKKGTYQLKSVDI from the coding sequence TTGAATAAGTACAATCTTACATATAAATCTTTTGGGGATAAAGCTTTATTGATAGAATGGCCTTCAATAATTGATGAGAATATCATTGAAGATATTATTGGTTTTGATAAAAAGGTATCAACAAATAAAAATGTTTTAGATACTATAATAGCTTACAATTCTTTAACAATTAAATATATAAAACGAGTAGGAAGTCTTGAAGATACTATAGGCGATTTAAAAGAAATTTACTCTTCTAAAACAAATAAAAATTCATCAAAACGAGTTTGTTGGGAAATCCCAGTTTGTTATGATTTACAATTCGGATTTGATTTAAAAACCATATCAGAAACAAATAATATTTCTATAGAACAAATTATTAACCTTCACACAAAACCAACTTATTTAATTTACTTTTTAGGCTTTCAACCAGGTTTTTTATATTTAGGAGGATTGGATTCTAAAATTCATATTCCAAGAAAAGAAACACCAAGAATTAGAGTAGAAAAAGGTTCTGTAGGTATAGGAGGGAAGCAGACAGGAATATATCCACAAGATAGTTCTGGTGGTTGGAATCTTATAGGAAAATCACCTATTGAGTTTTTTAATGTTAAAAAAGAGAGTCCTTGTTTTGCAAAAGCTGGTGATAAAATTCAATTCTTAAGTGTTAATATCGATACTTTTTATCAGATAGAAGAGGAAGTTAAAAAAGGAACATATCAATTAAAATCGGTTGATATATGA
- a CDS encoding Nramp family divalent metal transporter translates to MIKNLFRNIGPGTLVAAAFIGPGTVTLCTLAGVNFGMNLLWAMLLSILITIFLQEMAARLGIISQKGLSEVIREEIKHPIIRQLIIMLILAAIVVGNASYEAGNISGGILGLEAVFGKIGFEFGAFSLNMMSVFIGVIAFILLYIGNYKFLEKTLITLVLLMSVSFLITAIVTKPNIISIIKGMFIPQFPDKSLLTIIGLIGTTVVPYNLFLHAALVKERWKTSKDLSFAKKDTIISIFLGGLVSMAIIISAAAIPSGQINNAVDLAKGLEPLYGSFAKYFMSLGLFAAGITSAITAPLAAAYVAKGCLGWKDGLKSKKFRAVWIFILLIGVIFSSIGIKPIEIIKFAQVANGMLLPIIAGILLWIMNKKSVLGNFKNTKIQNFIGILILGISLFLGLKSILKVFNIL, encoded by the coding sequence ATGATTAAGAATTTATTCAGAAATATTGGTCCAGGAACTTTAGTTGCAGCGGCATTTATTGGTCCAGGAACGGTAACATTATGTACGTTAGCTGGAGTAAATTTTGGAATGAATCTTTTATGGGCAATGTTATTGTCTATACTAATCACCATCTTTTTACAAGAAATGGCAGCAAGATTAGGAATCATTTCTCAAAAAGGATTATCAGAAGTTATAAGAGAAGAAATAAAACATCCCATTATACGGCAGTTAATAATAATGTTAATTTTAGCTGCAATCGTAGTTGGAAATGCATCTTATGAAGCAGGAAATATAAGTGGTGGAATTCTTGGCTTAGAAGCTGTTTTTGGAAAAATTGGTTTTGAATTCGGGGCGTTTTCTCTAAATATGATGAGTGTATTCATTGGTGTTATTGCTTTTATTTTGCTCTATATCGGTAATTATAAATTCTTAGAAAAAACACTAATCACACTTGTATTATTAATGAGTGTGTCTTTTTTAATTACAGCAATTGTTACCAAACCAAACATAATTTCTATTATAAAAGGAATGTTTATTCCTCAGTTTCCAGATAAAAGTTTACTAACTATTATCGGTCTGATTGGAACAACTGTTGTGCCTTATAATTTGTTTTTACATGCCGCTTTAGTAAAAGAACGATGGAAGACTTCAAAAGATTTATCATTTGCAAAAAAAGATACCATTATCTCTATTTTTTTAGGAGGATTGGTTTCGATGGCGATTATTATTTCTGCAGCTGCAATTCCTTCAGGACAAATAAATAACGCAGTAGATTTAGCAAAAGGATTAGAACCTTTGTATGGTAGTTTTGCAAAATATTTTATGTCTTTAGGATTATTTGCAGCAGGAATCACATCTGCAATTACAGCTCCACTAGCTGCTGCTTATGTGGCAAAAGGATGTTTAGGATGGAAAGACGGATTAAAATCTAAAAAGTTTAGAGCGGTTTGGATTTTTATTTTATTGATTGGTGTTATTTTTTCTTCAATCGGAATAAAGCCAATTGAAATTATAAAATTTGCACAAGTCGCAAATGGAATGTTATTGCCAATTATAGCAGGAATTTTACTTTGGATAATGAATAAAAAATCAGTTCTAGGGAATTTTAAAAACACCAAAATTCAGAATTTTATTGGAATATTAATTCTAGGAATCAGTTTGTTTTTGGGTTTAAAAAGTATCTTAAAAGTGTTTAATATCCTATAA
- a CDS encoding peptidoglycan-binding protein produces MKQIIIFLLLIIAFFIGFGKYQQYKRYHTEEVNYKTAKKIDADYHNKEVLLKYYEAIEDINSFVKMEWTANDIDVRTPEDDDAETQRAIKNYSKKIAKIKFYEDILENSLQLKEKGLSNKDIKFLEETGLDYKSHQKNLKFDKIKGLYNSEIKIYNGRKSPLTFEVQKQLTKLGYTLDIDGAYRQETINAVKDFETKNNLLSDGLLDVITLEKLFE; encoded by the coding sequence ATGAAACAAATCATCATTTTTCTACTTCTAATCATTGCCTTTTTTATTGGTTTTGGAAAGTATCAACAATATAAAAGATATCATACTGAAGAAGTTAATTACAAAACAGCAAAAAAGATTGATGCTGATTATCATAATAAAGAGGTTCTCTTAAAATATTATGAAGCCATTGAAGATATAAATAGTTTTGTTAAAATGGAATGGACGGCAAATGATATAGATGTTAGAACACCTGAGGATGATGATGCAGAAACACAACGCGCTATAAAAAATTATTCAAAAAAAATAGCAAAGATTAAATTCTATGAAGACATCCTTGAGAACTCTTTACAATTAAAAGAAAAAGGATTATCTAATAAAGACATTAAGTTTTTAGAAGAAACTGGACTAGATTATAAATCACATCAAAAAAATCTAAAATTCGATAAAATAAAAGGATTGTATAATTCAGAAATCAAAATATACAATGGTAGAAAAAGTCCATTAACATTTGAAGTTCAAAAACAACTTACAAAACTTGGTTATACATTAGATATTGATGGGGCTTATAGACAAGAAACTATTAATGCTGTTAAAGATTTTGAAACTAAAAACAACCTTCTATCTGATGGGTTATTAGATGTTATAACTTTAGAGAAGTTGTTTGAATAA
- a CDS encoding saccharopine dehydrogenase family protein, translated as MRNILIIGAGRSSSSLIKYLLDKSEKENLQVIIGDISLENAQQKINNHKNGVAISLDVFNSDQRIDAIKNANVVISMLPARFHIEVAKDCVTYSKHMVTASYVSQEMKALDTSVKEKGLVFMNEIGLDPGVDHMSAMQIIDRIRDNGADMLLFESFCGGLVAPESDDNLWNYKFTWNPRNVVLAGQGGAAMFIQEGTYKYIPYHKLFRRTEFLKINGSGNFEAYANRDSLKYRNIYGLDNIPTMYRGTIRKIGFSRAWNVFVQLGMTDDTYTIEDSKNMTYRDFTNLFLAYSPTDSVELKFRSYLKIDQDDIMWEKFLELNIFDASKKVELQNATPAQILQKILSDKWTLQQHDKDMIVMHHKFGYNYQGENKQLESSMIINGDDQTYTAMAKTVGLPVAMAALKILNGEIKTPGVQLPISKEVYEPILKELEEYGIIFVEKEVPYLGYNPDNVIG; from the coding sequence ATGAGAAATATATTAATTATTGGAGCGGGAAGATCTAGTTCATCACTAATAAAGTATTTATTAGATAAATCAGAAAAAGAAAATCTACAAGTTATAATTGGTGATATTTCTCTAGAAAATGCACAACAAAAAATAAATAATCATAAAAATGGTGTCGCAATTTCTTTAGATGTTTTTAATTCTGACCAAAGAATTGATGCCATAAAAAATGCCAATGTTGTTATTTCTATGCTGCCTGCTAGATTTCACATTGAAGTAGCAAAAGATTGTGTAACTTACAGTAAACATATGGTTACGGCTTCTTATGTTTCTCAAGAAATGAAAGCCTTAGATACATCAGTAAAAGAAAAAGGTTTAGTTTTTATGAATGAAATCGGACTTGATCCAGGAGTAGATCATATGAGTGCCATGCAAATTATTGATAGAATTAGAGATAACGGTGCAGACATGCTTTTGTTTGAATCTTTTTGTGGCGGATTAGTTGCTCCAGAAAGTGATGATAATTTGTGGAATTACAAGTTTACTTGGAATCCAAGAAATGTAGTGTTAGCAGGACAAGGTGGCGCAGCTATGTTTATACAAGAAGGTACATATAAATATATTCCGTATCATAAATTATTTAGAAGAACTGAGTTTTTAAAAATTAATGGCAGCGGAAATTTCGAAGCGTATGCCAATAGAGATTCATTAAAATATAGAAATATTTATGGTTTAGATAACATTCCGACTATGTATAGAGGAACTATTAGAAAAATTGGTTTTTCTAGAGCTTGGAATGTCTTTGTACAACTTGGAATGACAGATGACACATACACTATTGAAGATTCTAAAAACATGACCTATCGTGATTTTACAAATCTATTTCTTGCCTACTCACCGACTGATTCTGTAGAATTAAAATTTAGATCGTATTTAAAAATTGATCAAGATGATATTATGTGGGAGAAATTTTTGGAATTAAACATTTTTGATGCTTCAAAAAAAGTTGAGCTACAAAATGCTACACCAGCACAAATCTTGCAAAAGATTTTATCCGACAAATGGACATTACAACAACATGATAAGGATATGATTGTGATGCATCATAAGTTTGGTTACAACTACCAAGGAGAAAACAAGCAATTAGAAAGCAGTATGATTATTAATGGTGACGACCAAACCTATACTGCAATGGCAAAAACTGTTGGTTTACCTGTTGCAATGGCTGCTTTAAAAATATTAAATGGAGAGATAAAAACGCCAGGTGTTCAATTACCAATTTCTAAAGAAGTATACGAACCTATATTAAAAGAATTAGAAGAGTACGGAATTATATTTGTTGAGAAAGAAGTTCCTTATTTAGGATATAATCCTGATAATGTTATTGGGTAA